From the genome of Glycine max cultivar Williams 82 chromosome 2, Glycine_max_v4.0, whole genome shotgun sequence, one region includes:
- the LOC100779316 gene encoding CBL-interacting serine/threonine-protein kinase 2 isoform X2, with amino-acid sequence MFPMENTSNILMQKYELGRLLGQGTFAKVYYARSTITNQSVAVKVIDKDKVIKNGQADHIKREISVMRLIKHPNVIELFEVMATKSKIYFVMEYAKGGELFKKVAKGKLKEEVAHKYFRQLVSAVDFCHSRGVYHRDIKPENILLDENENLKVSDFRLSALAESKRQDGLLHTTCGTPAYVAPEVIKRKGYDGAKADIWSCGVVLFVLLAGYFPFHDPNMMEMYRKISKAEFKCPSWFPQGVQRLLRKMLDPNPETRISIDKVKQCSWFRKGPNGRQKTQEGENLCVSPSVTNHSEQCGDESDDLAAEAREEQVVPYSEKGSKVYFKTTGISHHLQAGRNRKADEDENKEKGCRFVEIGGPS; translated from the exons ATGTTTCCTATGGAGAACACATCAAACATCTTGATGCAAAAATATGAGTTGGGAAGGTTACTAGGCCAAGGCACATTTGCAAAGGTTTACTATGCACGTAGCACAATCACTAACCAAAGTGTGGCTGTTAAAGTGATTGACAAGGATAAGGTTATAAAAAATGGGCAAGCTGATCACATTAAACGGGAAATATCGGTTATGAGACTGATTAAGCATCCAAATGTTATTGAGCTTTTTGAGGTTATGGCCACCAAGAGTAAGATTTACTTTGTTATGGAATATGCTAAAGGTGGAGAGTTGTTTAAGAAGGTGGCCAAAGGAAAGCTCAAAGAAGAAGTTGCACACAAGTATTTTAGGCAGCTAGTGAGTGCAGTGGATTTTTGTCACAGTCGAGGTGTATACCATAGAGATATAAAGCCAGAGAACATTCTGTTggatgaaaatgagaatttgaAGGTCTCGGATTTCAGGTTAAGTGCGTTGGCCGAGTCCAAACGGCAAGATGGCTTGTTGCACACAACTTGTGGAACACCAGCCTATGTTGCTCCTGAGGTCATCAAAAGGAAAGGTTATGATGGTGCCAAAGCTGATATTTGGTCATGTGGGGTAGTTTTGTTTGTCTTACTGGCTGGTTACTTTCCTTTTCATGACCCTAATATGATGGAGATGTATAGGAAGATAAGCAAGGCAGAGTTTAAATGTCCTAGTTGGTTCCCGCAAGGTGTTCAGCGGCTATTGCGCAAGATGTTGGATCCGAATCCGGAAACTAGGATTTCCATAGATAAGGTTAAGCAATGTTCTTGGTTTAGGAAGGGGCCAAATGGTAGACAGAAAACACAAGAAGGGGAAAACCTGTGTGTCTCTCCTTCAGTTACAAATCATTCTGAACAATGTGGtgatgaaagtgatgatttaGCAGCAGAAGCAAGGGAAGAGCAAGTTGTGCCA TATTCAGAAAAGGGAAGCAAGGTTTACTTCAAGACAACCGGCATCAGTCATCATCTCCAGGCTGGAAGAAATCGCAAAGCAGATgaggatgaaaataaagaaaagggcTGCAGGTTTGTTGAAATTGGAGGGCCTTCATGA
- the LOC102661286 gene encoding uncharacterized protein: MCPLRFILIFLSATLAGFLVLRNLRSQPHTTDVTELEDANSENEHTTLTSDAASPSLNHANATSKVWGALLSGFWTFLDMASGRYLWKHLVSSSSTKPE, translated from the exons ATGTGTCCTCTCAGGTTTATTCTCATATTCCTGTCGGCAACACTTGCCGGCTTCTTGGTCCTTAGAAACCTTAGATCTCAACCTCACACCACTGATGTCACTGAGTTGGAGGACGCAAACAGTGAAAATGAACACaccaccctaacctcagatgctGCTTCTCCTTCCTTAAACCATGCAAATGCAACTTCCAAG GTTTGGGGTGCATTGCTATCTGGGTTCTGGACCTTCCTTGACATGGCTAGCGGTCGCTATCTTTGGAAGCACTTGGTCTCATCCTCTTCAACGAAGCCTGAATGA
- the LOC100779316 gene encoding CBL-interacting serine/threonine-protein kinase 10 isoform X1, protein MFPMENTSNILMQKYELGRLLGQGTFAKVYYARSTITNQSVAVKVIDKDKVIKNGQADHIKREISVMRLIKHPNVIELFEVMATKSKIYFVMEYAKGGELFKKVAKGKLKEEVAHKYFRQLVSAVDFCHSRGVYHRDIKPENILLDENENLKVSDFRLSALAESKRQDGLLHTTCGTPAYVAPEVIKRKGYDGAKADIWSCGVVLFVLLAGYFPFHDPNMMEMYRKISKAEFKCPSWFPQGVQRLLRKMLDPNPETRISIDKVKQCSWFRKGPNGRQKTQEGENLCVSPSVTNHSEQCGDESDDLAAEAREEQVVPVSINAFDIISLSPGFNLCGFFEDSIQKREARFTSRQPASVIISRLEEIAKQMRMKIKKRAAGLLKLEGLHEGRKGILSIDTEIFEVTPLLHLVEVKKSNGDTLEYEKILKEDIRPALKDVVWVWQGDQQEQSQQLEQQKQQQQLPQS, encoded by the coding sequence ATGTTTCCTATGGAGAACACATCAAACATCTTGATGCAAAAATATGAGTTGGGAAGGTTACTAGGCCAAGGCACATTTGCAAAGGTTTACTATGCACGTAGCACAATCACTAACCAAAGTGTGGCTGTTAAAGTGATTGACAAGGATAAGGTTATAAAAAATGGGCAAGCTGATCACATTAAACGGGAAATATCGGTTATGAGACTGATTAAGCATCCAAATGTTATTGAGCTTTTTGAGGTTATGGCCACCAAGAGTAAGATTTACTTTGTTATGGAATATGCTAAAGGTGGAGAGTTGTTTAAGAAGGTGGCCAAAGGAAAGCTCAAAGAAGAAGTTGCACACAAGTATTTTAGGCAGCTAGTGAGTGCAGTGGATTTTTGTCACAGTCGAGGTGTATACCATAGAGATATAAAGCCAGAGAACATTCTGTTggatgaaaatgagaatttgaAGGTCTCGGATTTCAGGTTAAGTGCGTTGGCCGAGTCCAAACGGCAAGATGGCTTGTTGCACACAACTTGTGGAACACCAGCCTATGTTGCTCCTGAGGTCATCAAAAGGAAAGGTTATGATGGTGCCAAAGCTGATATTTGGTCATGTGGGGTAGTTTTGTTTGTCTTACTGGCTGGTTACTTTCCTTTTCATGACCCTAATATGATGGAGATGTATAGGAAGATAAGCAAGGCAGAGTTTAAATGTCCTAGTTGGTTCCCGCAAGGTGTTCAGCGGCTATTGCGCAAGATGTTGGATCCGAATCCGGAAACTAGGATTTCCATAGATAAGGTTAAGCAATGTTCTTGGTTTAGGAAGGGGCCAAATGGTAGACAGAAAACACAAGAAGGGGAAAACCTGTGTGTCTCTCCTTCAGTTACAAATCATTCTGAACAATGTGGtgatgaaagtgatgatttaGCAGCAGAAGCAAGGGAAGAGCAAGTTGTGCCAGTAAGTATAAATGCCTTTGATATAATCTCCCTTTCACCAGGTTTTAATCTTTGTGGATTCTTTGAAGACAGTATTCAGAAAAGGGAAGCAAGGTTTACTTCAAGACAACCGGCATCAGTCATCATCTCCAGGCTGGAAGAAATCGCAAAGCAGATgaggatgaaaataaagaaaagggcTGCAGGTTTGTTGAAATTGGAGGGCCTTCATGAAGGTAGGAAGGGGATTTTATCCATTGATACAGAGATCTTTGAGGTTACTCCACTTTTGCATTTGGTGGAGGTGAAGAAATCAAATGGAGATACATTGGAATATGAGAAAATACTGAAGGAGGACATTAGGCCTGCTCTTAAAGACGTTGTTTGGGTTTGGCAAGGTGACCAACAAGAGCAATCACAACAGTTGGAGCAACAGAAGCAGCAACAACAATTACCACAGTCATAA